One genomic window of Haliotis asinina isolate JCU_RB_2024 chromosome 4, JCU_Hal_asi_v2, whole genome shotgun sequence includes the following:
- the LOC137280867 gene encoding putative ankyrin repeat protein RF_0381 produces the protein MMKYFLLIIITATQGKGDECPLGTYGENCDTNCSANCAPSADKKVHCHKQTGRCSEGCNKGWHGDQCNLGCSTNCHNNVCNVQTGNCIRCKAKYSGEYCETYKESDQKECPQQSAQVLCSTQLAAILVPVFIILIGIIIALIAYILWRRRNERVKRDSDDEDDRKRLTSPGRSNTDAEVSHQDSDLHDDCKKRNLEKVRDILNQSLNDIDKPGKDGMTPVMWAARRGHKEILDLLVKKGADLQLVDVVRDNILHWACRGGNISMVKHIMSVSAVDINTKGRDGRTPLMYAALNGQNKIFQLLVSKGGLPSQVENDGNSILQLACWGGNVEIDDYILSHKVDINGRGQSGRTPLTAAAYRGHLKILDLLVNKGADPTCFDDAGDNVLHSGCLGGHMDIVKRVLELDTVDINSRGHSGRTPLMMAASNGDKEIFYLLFNKNADATLVDDDGNTILHLASEGGNVNIVKYVLSLEIMDINTRNEHQETPTMMATRGSEVCYLLVERGGFIQ, from the exons ATGATGAAGTATTTCCTGCTTATAATAATAACTG CCACTCAAGGGAAGGGTGATGAGTGTCCCTTGGGCACATATGGTGAAAACTGTGATACAAACTGCAGCGCTAACTGTGCCCCATCCGCTGACAAGAAAGTCCACTGCCACAAACAAACTGGACGATGTTCAGAAGGATGCAACAAGGGCTGGCATGGGGACCAGTGTAATCTGGGCTGTAGCACGAACTGCCACAACAATGTCTGTAACGTACAAACTGGAAATTGCATCCGATGTAAAGCCAAATATTCAGGGGAATATTGTGAGACATACAAAG aaagTGATCAAAAGGAATGTCCTCAGCAGTCGGCACAAGTGCTTTGCTCAACACAACTGGCTGCAATACTTGTTCCAGTGTTCATCATACTGATCGGCATAATCATTGCTCTAATTGCGTACATACTTTGGAGAAg GCGTAACGAAAGAGTGAAAAGGG ACTCTGATGATGAAGACGACAGAAAAAGGCTTACCTCTCCGGGACGTAGCAACACAGATGCAG AGGTCAGCCACCAGGACTCTGACCTCCATGACGACTGCAAGAAAAGGAATCTAGAGAAAGTCAGAGACATCCTCAATCAGAGTCTGAACGACATCGACAAGCCAGGGAAAGACGGAATGACACCAGTGATGTGGGCAGCAAGAAGGGGACACAAAGAAATCCTGGACCTGCTTGTGAAGAAAGGCGCTGACCTGCAACTTGTGGATGTTGTCAgggacaacatccttcactgggCCTGTCGCGGAGGAAATATTTCAATGGTGAAACACATCATGTCAGTTAGTGCGGTGGACATCAACACTAAAGGGCGGGATGGGAGAACACCATTGATGTACGCTGCTCTGAACGggcaaaataaaatatttcagttactcGTAAGTAAAGGGGGTCTACCTTCACAAGTGGAAAATGATGGAAACAGCATTCTTCAACTAGCTTGTTGGGGTGGGAATGTGGAAATAGATGACTACATCCTTTCACATAAAGTAGACATCAATGGTAGAGGACAGTCTGGGAGGACTCCATTGACGGCGGCAGCATACAGAGGACACTTGAAGATACTTGACCTACTTGTGAATAAAGGGGCTGAtcctacatgttttgatgatgCTGGTGACAACGTCCTCCATTCGGGCTGTCTGGGAGGACATATGGATATTGTGAAGCGTGTCCTCGAGCTGGACACGGTGGACATAAACAGTCGCGGTCACTCCGGTAGGACACCGCTGATGATGGCAGCAAGCAATGGggacaaagaaatattttatttactttttaataaaAACGCTGATGCAACACTAGTGGATGATGACGGTAACACCATTCTTCATCTTGCCTCTGAGGGAGGGAATGTTAATATAGTGAAGTATGTGCTCTCCCTAGAGATAATGGACATCAACACTAGGAACGAACACCAGGAAACACCAACCATGATGGCGACAAGGGGAAGTGAGGTGTGCTACCTGCTTGTGGAGCGTGGTGGCTTCATACAGTAA